Proteins found in one Streptomyces sp. NBC_00461 genomic segment:
- a CDS encoding ATP-binding protein, which yields MKQSAAKTLGVAALGAAFAAAGAGAANAAPAVPDATGTLDTVTSTLPAQNVSQALPGAGAAVTQGKPALERGLAAVQPSASRALADGPATPVAGLLGGLPVQGGVPVKGLPLGG from the coding sequence TGAAGCAGTCTGCTGCCAAGACCCTCGGTGTCGCCGCTCTCGGTGCCGCCTTCGCCGCCGCCGGCGCGGGCGCCGCGAACGCGGCCCCGGCGGTTCCGGACGCGACCGGGACGCTGGACACCGTCACCAGCACCCTCCCGGCGCAGAACGTCTCCCAGGCGCTGCCGGGTGCCGGGGCGGCGGTGACCCAGGGCAAGCCCGCCCTTGAGCGCGGTCTGGCCGCCGTGCAGCCGTCCGCCTCGCGCGCGCTCGCCGACGGCCCGGCCACGCCGGTCGCCGGACTGCTCGGCGGCCTGCCGGTGCAGGGCGGCGTTCCCGTGAAGGGCCTTCCGCTCGGCGGCTGA
- a CDS encoding PspC domain-containing protein, with product MSALARPTNGRMIGGVCAALARRFGTSATTMRVIFLLSCLLPGPQFLLYIALWILLPSEDKAARTAW from the coding sequence ATGTCCGCCCTTGCCCGCCCCACGAACGGCCGCATGATCGGCGGAGTGTGCGCCGCGCTGGCCCGGCGCTTCGGCACCTCCGCGACGACGATGCGCGTGATCTTCCTGCTCTCCTGCCTGCTGCCGGGCCCGCAGTTCCTGCTCTACATAGCGCTGTGGATCCTGCTGCCCTCGGAGGACAAGGCGGCCCGTACCGCCTGGTGA